From one Armatimonadota bacterium genomic stretch:
- a CDS encoding Em GEA1 (EM1) → MAKEKKGAMTVSEAGRKGGQTTSSRYGHEFYEEIGHKGGQKVKRLIEEGKKAAASK, encoded by the coding sequence ATGGCCAAGGAGAAGAAAGGCGCTATGACGGTAAGCGAGGCCGGACGCAAAGGTGGCCAGACCACGAGCAGCAGATACGGCCATGAGTTCTATGAGGAGATCGGCCACAAGGGCGGTCAGAAAGTCAAGAGGCTGATTGAGGAAGGTAAGAAGGCTGCCGCCTCGAAGTAA
- a CDS encoding bifunctional hydroxymethylpyrimidine kinase/phosphomethylpyrimidine kinase: MTQSTQAKPVLIVGSVALDTVKTPFGEVRDALGGAAVYSSVAASFFAPVQLVGIVGTDFPEKHLRFLSSRNIDLAGLQRVKGKTFRWAGEYEYDINKRRTLSTELNVFERFRPHIPEAYRDAKYVFLANIDPELQLEVLAQVKNPVLVMCDTMNFWIEGKRDALIEVLKKVDIVLLNDEEARQLCNTPSLVKASRDIRAFGPSVVVIKKGEHGAIMVTDKAHFSAPSYPLEEVADPTGAGDAFAGGFIGYIAATGNTSETNLRKATIYGSTLASFCVEDFSLGRLATLSPEEIVARYCEFRQIAFFEPL, from the coding sequence ATGACTCAATCTACACAGGCAAAGCCAGTTCTTATAGTAGGAAGCGTTGCACTTGACACCGTAAAAACGCCGTTTGGCGAGGTCCGTGACGCACTCGGGGGCGCCGCTGTATACTCATCGGTGGCTGCAAGCTTCTTTGCACCAGTTCAGCTTGTTGGTATTGTCGGCACTGACTTTCCCGAAAAACACCTGAGGTTCCTTTCGTCCAGAAATATTGACCTTGCCGGTTTGCAGAGAGTCAAAGGAAAAACTTTTAGGTGGGCTGGCGAGTATGAGTATGATATTAACAAACGTCGGACGCTCAGCACAGAGCTGAACGTTTTCGAACGTTTTCGCCCACATATCCCAGAGGCATATCGGGATGCGAAATATGTTTTCCTAGCGAATATTGACCCCGAACTCCAACTAGAAGTGCTTGCCCAGGTAAAGAACCCTGTTCTCGTTATGTGCGACACCATGAACTTTTGGATTGAAGGCAAACGCGATGCTCTTATTGAGGTTCTAAAGAAAGTAGACATTGTTTTACTGAATGATGAGGAAGCACGTCAACTGTGTAATACGCCAAGTCTGGTCAAGGCTTCGCGAGACATTCGCGCGTTTGGTCCTTCGGTAGTTGTGATAAAAAAGGGCGAACATGGGGCGATTATGGTTACTGATAAGGCACATTTCTCCGCACCTTCCTATCCGCTAGAGGAGGTTGCAGACCCAACCGGCGCAGGTGATGCTTTCGCTGGTGGATTTATTGGCTATATCGCGGCAACTGGCAACACTAGCGAGACAAATCTCCGCAAAGCGACAATTTATGGGAGCACGCTAGCTTCTTTTTGTGTTGAAGATTTCAGCTTAGGAAGGCTTGCTACCTTATCGCCCGAAGAAATTGTTGCCAGATACTGTGAATTCAGGCAAATAGCATTTTTCGAACCATTATAG
- a CDS encoding RimK family alpha-L-glutamate ligase, with amino-acid sequence MRRIGIVTPDFERDWASRELLNAAMNVAEGLPIDPLSSVIEVDNSGSIRFDGEPAESFDAFILRYFSQQGEVDYQYDVFELIARSGKLIINSLESLSVAESKAQTTFFLKQAGLPVPRTIITQKIDKAMAAIEKFGTAVIKPLYGSHGIGVEKVVPETSMEILPTFLQQYRAVYVQEFIPNNERDIRAFVVGDEVVAAMYRYASEGQWKTNVYQGGKCEPCNLTDEMREMCLAAARILGLDYTGVDIIEGPNGPLILELNGAPSWFGLSDTTSCDIASEIIQYVLWKLDRSQPARMPMVFTMKRQP; translated from the coding sequence ATGCGGAGAATAGGTATAGTAACCCCGGATTTCGAGCGTGACTGGGCAAGTAGAGAGCTTCTCAATGCGGCAATGAATGTTGCCGAGGGCTTGCCGATAGACCCCCTATCTTCGGTGATAGAGGTCGACAACAGCGGCTCAATACGTTTCGATGGCGAGCCTGCCGAAAGCTTTGACGCTTTTATTCTGCGGTATTTTAGTCAGCAAGGCGAAGTAGATTACCAATATGACGTATTTGAACTTATTGCGCGCAGTGGCAAGCTAATTATAAACTCTCTCGAGAGTTTGTCCGTTGCTGAGAGCAAAGCTCAAACGACATTTTTCCTGAAACAGGCAGGGTTGCCTGTGCCCCGCACGATTATTACTCAGAAAATTGATAAGGCGATGGCTGCGATAGAGAAGTTTGGTACAGCAGTAATTAAGCCCCTTTATGGTTCACATGGCATTGGTGTTGAAAAGGTTGTGCCTGAGACTAGCATGGAAATACTTCCAACCTTCTTGCAGCAATATCGTGCAGTTTACGTTCAAGAATTTATACCAAACAATGAAAGAGATATACGTGCCTTTGTGGTCGGTGATGAGGTTGTCGCTGCAATGTACCGATACGCTAGCGAAGGGCAGTGGAAGACAAATGTGTATCAAGGAGGTAAATGCGAACCTTGTAATTTAACAGACGAGATGCGGGAAATGTGTTTGGCAGCTGCGCGAATTCTGGGCCTTGATTATACCGGTGTGGACATAATAGAGGGTCCAAATGGTCCTCTAATATTGGAGCTTAATGGTGCTCCATCGTGGTTTGGATTGTCAGATACTACCTCGTGCGATATAGCCTCAGAAATTATTCAATACGTGCTTTGGAAGCTTGATAGAAGCCAACCTGCGCGCATGCCGATGGTCTTCACTATGAAACGTCAGCCATGA
- a CDS encoding MarC family protein produces MSFLIPFSKATIALFIIIDPLGLIPLFLALTQDATPEERRAILARATKVALLLLLLFAFTGTGILRLFGITLSDFKIAGGILLLVVAMKTISEAHYGISSAGQTGVVPLAVPLLVGPGAITTTIVLIGLYGLWVTVAAVISSFAVTFLIFRYVSFLYRILGKTGSDVIAKIMGMLLAAIAVQFIRQGIQEVFHLY; encoded by the coding sequence ATGAGCTTTCTGATACCTTTTTCAAAGGCAACTATCGCGTTGTTCATTATAATAGACCCACTGGGTCTAATACCGCTGTTTCTAGCGCTTACGCAAGATGCTACTCCAGAAGAACGGCGTGCTATCCTTGCACGGGCTACAAAGGTCGCACTCCTTCTTTTGCTTCTTTTTGCTTTTACTGGGACTGGCATTCTGAGGTTGTTTGGAATCACCCTAAGTGATTTCAAGATAGCAGGCGGCATATTACTTCTCGTTGTAGCAATGAAAACAATCAGCGAGGCGCATTATGGCATTTCCTCGGCAGGCCAGACTGGCGTGGTCCCACTAGCAGTGCCATTACTAGTAGGCCCTGGTGCGATAACCACCACAATTGTATTAATAGGACTCTATGGCCTTTGGGTAACAGTAGCAGCTGTTATATCCTCATTTGCTGTTACTTTCCTAATATTCAGATATGTAAGCTTTCTTTACCGAATTCTTGGCAAGACAGGCTCAGATGTTATCGCCAAGATAATGGGGATGCTCCTTGCTGCGATTGCAGTTCAGTTCATCCGCCAGGGCATTCAAGAAGTCTTTCATCTATATTGA
- a CDS encoding ComF family protein: MKQIYGFFKANSILKSAEEIFAGFLDLIYPPKCVVCGELNPLSICQNCFSKFEPIPKPYCRRCGHTLVDSRCRNCSGLKRSFAAGRAAGQYAGNLREAICRFKYNGMRMLAEPLGRYMHGYLETRADFRWRQADCIVPVPIHPIRRRLRGYNQSELLAEHLSRLTGKPLVSDALVRIIHTRPQVELGPEERRINVRNAFAVKKSSAIEGKTILLVDDVATTCSTVDECSITLLKAGACRVYFLCIAFGA; this comes from the coding sequence TTGAAGCAAATTTACGGGTTCTTCAAAGCAAATAGTATTCTTAAATCTGCAGAAGAAATCTTTGCTGGGTTTCTTGACCTTATTTATCCGCCAAAATGCGTCGTATGTGGCGAGCTAAATCCTCTCAGCATATGCCAAAATTGCTTTTCAAAATTCGAGCCCATTCCAAAGCCGTATTGTAGGCGATGCGGACATACTCTAGTTGATTCAAGGTGCAGAAATTGCTCAGGTTTAAAACGTTCCTTCGCCGCAGGTAGGGCAGCTGGTCAGTATGCTGGCAACCTAAGAGAAGCAATATGTAGGTTCAAGTATAACGGCATGCGAATGCTTGCCGAGCCTCTTGGCCGTTACATGCACGGTTACCTCGAAACTCGGGCGGATTTCCGCTGGCGTCAGGCTGATTGTATTGTGCCCGTGCCGATACATCCAATCCGTCGGAGACTGCGAGGATATAATCAAAGTGAATTGCTTGCCGAACATCTCTCCCGCTTAACAGGAAAGCCGTTGGTAAGCGATGCCCTTGTAAGGATAATCCATACCCGCCCACAAGTTGAGCTTGGGCCTGAAGAACGGCGTATAAACGTCCGCAATGCGTTTGCGGTCAAAAAGAGCAGTGCAATTGAAGGCAAGACAATTCTTCTGGTGGATGATGTTGCAACTACCTGTAGCACAGTTGATGAGTGCAGCATTACTCTTCTCAAAGCTGGGGCTTGCCGGGTTTATTTCCTCTGCATAGCCTTCGGAGCTTAG
- a CDS encoding glycoside hydrolase family 15 protein has protein sequence MPRDLVLGNGTLLVNLDRNLNIRDLYYPHVGLYNHVGGYKNRIGVWVGGQFSWLEDTWSIRIGYKPQTLITDVHASNGRLGIGLRFNDAVHPELNLLLRRVSVENLHPEEREIRLFFSHDFRIYETDVGDTVFFHPFTGAIVHYKRDCYILVNGRIGDSGIFEYATGIKEFGGAEGTWRDAEDGSLSMHPIEQGSVDSTISFKLSVPGDGSCVVDYWLAVGHSLDEVEELNSIAAGNTMDSLMDEFSDHWSNCLKKGTPLDAHLPPTVVDLYERSLLVLQTQIDRCGGIVAANDTDIMQTARAHYSYVWPRDGALVANALDKAGHPESARRFFSFCTGLLRPDMPFFLQKYCPDGTLGATWHPWVADGEPEIPCQQDSTALVIWAVGEHCERYKDKDYALTAYEELVVQVADYMIENLDPSTKLPQPSYDLWEQRRGIHLWTCSAVYGALSAAAKLANFIDKNRAQKYHQASKLIRNAIIDNFYDANLGRFVRSIFFGSSKIGAGSGKAEVSGQVSQPKVADPTLDVSMAGIFLFDVLPPDSPQVVSTMEAIYDRLWVRTPIGGLARYEDDYYFQVSSDVKNVPGNPWFVSTLWMAEWYISVARSLRDLEPALDLLQWVVRHASEAGLLAEQIHPFTGQPLAVMPLTWSHAAFVSVVQNYQSKVRELIGRKADKAEF, from the coding sequence ATGCCCAGGGATCTGGTGCTGGGGAACGGCACGCTTCTGGTGAACTTGGATCGGAACCTGAATATTCGCGATCTCTACTATCCTCATGTTGGCCTGTACAACCATGTCGGTGGATATAAGAACCGCATTGGAGTATGGGTTGGCGGCCAGTTTTCATGGCTAGAGGATACTTGGTCAATTCGAATTGGATATAAGCCGCAGACGCTGATTACGGATGTCCATGCTTCGAACGGACGATTAGGGATAGGTCTCAGGTTTAACGATGCAGTTCATCCGGAGCTAAACTTGCTCCTGCGCCGGGTTTCGGTCGAGAATCTCCATCCCGAGGAGCGAGAAATTAGACTGTTTTTCAGCCATGATTTCCGCATTTATGAGACCGATGTAGGAGACACCGTCTTCTTCCACCCTTTCACAGGGGCGATTGTCCATTACAAACGTGATTGCTACATCTTGGTCAATGGCCGCATAGGAGACTCAGGAATATTTGAGTACGCGACCGGGATCAAGGAGTTTGGGGGAGCGGAGGGAACATGGCGGGATGCGGAAGATGGGTCCCTGAGCATGCATCCTATTGAACAAGGTTCTGTAGATTCCACCATAAGCTTCAAGTTGAGTGTGCCAGGCGATGGTTCTTGTGTTGTGGACTACTGGCTAGCTGTTGGCCACTCGCTGGATGAGGTTGAAGAGCTAAACTCAATCGCAGCTGGCAATACAATGGATTCGCTGATGGATGAATTCAGCGATCATTGGAGTAACTGTCTTAAAAAAGGCACCCCCCTCGATGCTCATTTACCACCCACAGTTGTCGACCTCTATGAGAGGAGTCTTCTGGTCCTTCAGACCCAGATTGACCGATGCGGCGGCATAGTGGCGGCAAACGACACGGACATAATGCAAACCGCGAGGGCACACTACAGCTATGTTTGGCCTCGCGACGGCGCATTGGTGGCAAATGCACTTGACAAGGCTGGCCACCCGGAATCGGCAAGGCGTTTTTTTTCGTTCTGTACTGGCTTACTGAGGCCAGATATGCCTTTCTTTCTCCAAAAATACTGTCCCGATGGTACGCTAGGGGCAACTTGGCACCCGTGGGTTGCCGATGGAGAACCGGAAATTCCATGCCAGCAGGACAGCACTGCATTAGTGATTTGGGCCGTTGGAGAGCACTGCGAACGGTACAAAGATAAAGATTATGCTCTTACAGCATACGAAGAATTGGTAGTTCAAGTTGCCGACTATATGATTGAAAATCTTGATCCTTCTACTAAACTGCCTCAGCCAAGCTACGACCTATGGGAGCAGCGAAGGGGAATTCATCTTTGGACGTGTAGTGCAGTCTATGGCGCTCTCTCAGCGGCAGCCAAACTAGCTAATTTTATAGATAAAAATCGAGCTCAAAAATATCACCAAGCAAGCAAATTGATAAGGAATGCTATTATTGATAATTTCTACGACGCGAACCTAGGTAGATTCGTTAGAAGCATATTCTTTGGGAGCAGTAAGATAGGAGCTGGCTCAGGGAAGGCTGAAGTCTCCGGCCAAGTCTCACAACCCAAAGTTGCGGACCCCACGCTTGATGTTTCCATGGCGGGTATTTTCCTCTTCGATGTACTTCCGCCTGACTCGCCTCAAGTTGTCAGCACAATGGAAGCTATTTATGACAGGCTGTGGGTTCGCACGCCTATCGGTGGGCTCGCACGGTACGAGGATGACTATTACTTCCAGGTAAGCTCAGATGTGAAGAATGTTCCTGGCAATCCTTGGTTTGTCTCGACGCTTTGGATGGCGGAGTGGTACATTTCGGTCGCACGAAGTCTGAGGGATCTTGAACCTGCGCTTGACTTGCTTCAATGGGTAGTGAGGCATGCATCGGAAGCCGGCTTACTTGCTGAGCAGATACATCCTTTTACAGGCCAGCCACTTGCAGTAATGCCGCTTACGTGGAGCCATGCGGCTTTTGTCTCTGTAGTTCAAAACTATCAGTCCAAAGTTCGAGAACTTATCGGGCGCAAGGCAGATAAGGCAGAGTTTTAG
- a CDS encoding WecB/TagA/CpsF family glycosyltransferase has product MTVIRRVTILGVGIDDVNTDEALTIMEGFISSRKPHMVVTADSSGIVMSRYDSELRAIINSADLVTPDSYGILWAARRQGTPLRERVSGIDIVHLLCKRAAEKGYSIFLLGAAPGVSEAAAENLKRECPGLVVVGTHHGFFHEEESPKIVEFIKSCQPDILFVALGIPRQEKWIARHMHQLGVPLSMGVGGSFDVISGRVRRAPKWMQEHGLEWAFRLANNPRKIGKVLTLPRFVTMVLFSPKVQESE; this is encoded by the coding sequence ATGACCGTAATTAGGCGTGTAACCATTCTGGGTGTGGGGATAGACGACGTAAATACGGATGAAGCTCTAACTATCATGGAAGGGTTTATTTCAAGCCGAAAGCCCCACATGGTTGTAACCGCCGACTCATCAGGCATAGTAATGTCCAGGTACGATTCCGAGCTTCGGGCAATAATTAATTCCGCAGATCTCGTTACGCCAGATAGCTATGGAATACTTTGGGCTGCGCGGCGACAAGGTACACCCCTCCGGGAACGCGTTTCTGGCATTGACATTGTGCACCTGCTTTGCAAACGGGCGGCTGAGAAAGGCTACTCAATTTTCCTACTTGGTGCTGCTCCTGGTGTGTCGGAAGCCGCCGCCGAAAATCTCAAACGAGAATGCCCGGGATTAGTTGTCGTGGGTACTCATCATGGCTTCTTTCACGAGGAAGAATCGCCAAAAATTGTTGAATTTATTAAATCATGTCAGCCAGATATCTTATTCGTAGCCCTTGGAATCCCCCGTCAGGAGAAGTGGATTGCCCGCCATATGCACCAACTTGGAGTGCCACTTTCAATGGGTGTAGGGGGTAGCTTTGATGTCATTTCGGGGCGAGTAAGGCGTGCGCCAAAATGGATGCAGGAGCACGGATTGGAATGGGCATTCCGCCTTGCAAATAATCCTAGAAAAATTGGCAAGGTTCTGACCCTTCCGCGCTTTGTGACAATGGTGCTCTTTTCGCCTAAAGTCCAGGAGAGCGAGTAA